The Chlorocebus sabaeus isolate Y175 chromosome 14, mChlSab1.0.hap1, whole genome shotgun sequence genome segment ctagcactttgggagaccgaagcgggtggatcacgaggtcaggagattgagaccatcctggctaacatggtgaaaccctgtctccactaaaatacaaaaaaattagccaggcgtggtggctaatttttttgtagtcccagctactcgggaggctgaggcaggggaattggttaaacctgggagatggaggttgaagtgagctgagattgtgccactgtactccggcctgggcgacagagcaagactccgtctcaaaaaaaaaaaaaaaaaaaaaaaaaaaaaagggtactaCCTTCTTCAGGGTTGATatgattaaatgaactaatataaaTGAAAGACTTAGAGCAAATCCTGGCTCAATAgttgttagctattattattctatttattgtaGTCTAAGTTAGGGATGATTGTTCATCTCCTCgaccgtcttttttttttttttttgagacagagccctgctctgttgcccaggctggagtgcagtggtgcaatctcagctcattgcaacctccgcctcctgggttcgactCTCggattcgagcaattctcctgccttagcctcccgagtagctgggatcctCAACTGTCTTTACTAGAAGTTCTTGAGGAATAAATACAATAATGTCTGGAAAACCCATAACACAATGCTTTACACATAATAAGccctcaaaacttttttttttttttgagatgcagtttcactcttatcgcccaagctggagtgcaatggcacgatctcagctcactgcaacctccacctcccaggttcaagcgattctcttgcctcagcctcccaagtagctgggataacaggcgcctgccaccgcacccagctaatttttgtatttttagtagagatgggatttcaccatgttggccaggctggtctcgaactcttgacctcatgatccacccgcctcggcctcccaaagtgctgggattacaggcgtgagccagcgcgcctggCCTCAAAACATTTGTTGCATGTTAAGTAATGAGTATCCCTGCCTTTGTGGCTCAGGAAGAGGAAGGGTGCAGTGAGGGATGGAGGTTGGGGAGAGAGGCTGCCCAAGGGTTTATCTTTGCTGTGGGATATAGGTCCCCCTTCCTCCCATTCAAGTACCTCTATGCTTACCATCAGCAAATCAAAGATAAGAAAGACAGGAGCCTACAGCCTTAGAGTTCTCCCAACACCTCTTTCCTCACTTGGATTCTAAATATTGAAAAGTAATTGTATTAAGCAAACAAAAGACGAGTGATTATACACTTCAACGCATTCCCTAAAGTAAACTCAACAATATTCATACATTTCTAGCTACTGACAAGGCAGGTGTACAAACATGCCTTGAATTATCTCAAACTAATCTGCCCAGGTTTATGATGGGCTAAAGGTTAACATGATTCTCAAGAAATCCCAAGAAAGATGTGGTATTTATGGCACGCACCAGTTACTCTCCCCAAGATAAGCTGCTCGCTTCACAGTGGGTCCACATTTCCTGCCTTGCCTACAGCCATTGCTACCAAAGGATGAAATAAGACCCTTGACTTGGCTGCACTCTGTGCATGATGGGGTGTTGCTACACACATGCAAGGGGCCTTCCGAACTGTCTTCTGGTTGGTGTGTGGTATAAGGGTTTGGAGAATTTCATGCATCCCAGTTGTAGGAAGTGCATCTCAATATGCTAGGTCATAGGTGACCACTGTCTCCATTATTCTCTAGGAATGCATGGTCTTCCAGCCAGTTAGGATTAGGTTCTGTTATGAGTGGCAGAAACACCaaaataacagtggcttaaaGAGGGTAAAAATTTGCTTTATTCTCAAGCGAAAGTATGGGTGGACAGTCCAGGACTGCCTCATCAGAGacctgttcctttcttttttttttttttttgagacggagtcttgctctgtcgccagggctggagtgcagtggccggatctcagctcactgcaagctccgcctcccaggtttacgccattctcctgcctcagcctcccgagtagctgggactacaggcgcccaccaccttgcccagctaatttttttttgtattttttagtagagacggggtttcaccatgttagccaggatggtctcgatctcctgacctcatgatccacccatctcggcctcccaaagtgctgggattacaggcttgagccaccgcgcccggccacagacCTGTTCCTTTCATCTCATTACCATTCTCAACATGTGGCTACTACTTCATGACTCAAGATGGCTGCTTCAACTTGAGCCATCCCATCTTCTTTCCAGTCAGCAGGCAGGAGAAAAGGGGAGGAGCAGGGCATGCCCCTCCCTTGAAAGACGGTTTATGCAATTTCCTACAAATTACACGAAACATTTGCATACACATCCCAGAGCACAGCCAACTGGCCACACCCAGTGGGAAGGGAGGCTTAGATTCAcggttttcgtttgtttgtttttttgagatggagtctccctctgttgcccaggctggagtgcagtggtactatctgagctcactgcagcctccgtcttctggtttaaagcaattctcctgcctcagcctcctgagtggctgggactacaggtgtgcaccaccgtgcccagctaatttttttatttttagtaaagatgagttcttgctatgttgcccaggctggtctcaaactcctgagctcaagtgatctgcccacctcggcctcccaaaatgctgggactacaggtgtaagccaccacgcccagccctttatACCATGTGTCTTGTTAAAACTCAGGGCCCTtcttattaaagaagaaaaggtaGTGAACGTCCGGGAACAATAAGCAGTGTCTGCCAGTCTTTCATCTCTGCATCTCCCCACACATAGACTCTTTTCTCTGTAGACCAGCCTTCTCTGTTCAGAGTTTATGACCCCTCACACTTTCCAGGGTGGCAATGATGTCAGCTCTTAGCCCAATTCCACAGGTCTGTTCAGTTCCTAAGCAATACATGGCGCAGCCAGCTAAGCCCCTGAGTCTCAAGTGCAAATTCTTAGGAGAGAACATTTAATTGGTTCTGCTTGGGTCAGGTGATCACCTCCTTAGCTCCGAATCAGTCGTCTGTGGCAGGGATCTCCCTTCTAGGATAGGATGGAGCAACTTCTCTAGGAAAGAGATGTAAGCGGGAGAAAGTGATGGGTGTCTGTTAAGTCCTCCTTCTGAACTTACCCCTCTCACAACACCCATCCTTCTGGATGCAGTTGTCGGGTGCTTGTCCTTAGAGCAGGATGcattttctttgtatctttaaCTCAGAGTCTAGCAACTACCTGGCACACTATAAATGAATAATCTAATTTTATCCTCAACTTTACAGAGGTTGAATACCTGCCTAAATTTATATAGTTaagaggttgggcatggtggctcacacctataatctcagcaatttgggaggccgaggcgggagggtcgcttgaggtcaggagtttaagaccagcctgggcaacatagtgatacttcatctccactaaaaattaagaaaattatctgggcatggtggtacatacctgtagtcccagctactcagaaggctgagatgggaggattgcttgagcccaggaggtcgaggctgcagtgagctgtgatcccaccactgtactctagtctgggcatcagagaaagaccctgtctcaaaaagaaaaaaaaaaaaaaggcatcagaGAATTACCTGGCTAGTTACTGTTTGTGAACCTCATTGTTGAGCACTTGTGTCGGCTTTACCCCTCCCCAGGACTGCAGAGAATCTCCCCTAGATGTGGCTCAAGAGGGCCCCAGACTGGAAGACATTGGCTGCACCACTCAGAGTCcatttcctgcttcagccttatTGCCAAGGCCAACGTCTCCCCACGGCTCCAAGTTGGGCCCCTTTGGAGAGATCCCAGCCTGACTATGCCTTTACCAAAGCTGGTCTCTAGATGCAGGGGCACTCTAGGAGGTGGGCTGAGTAATGAGGCAAAGGTGGGAAGCAGGGTCTCCATAGCCGTACACCCTGCGCTGCTCTCAGAGGTGGATCCAGCCACAGAGAAGAGCTGACATCTTCCCCTCTATCATATTCCTACTCCCTAGCCCCCAATCCCTTTCCCCCCGCTCCCCCGAGTCCCTTCATGCCTCCCCGTGCCTGTTCTCTCAAGCCATCTGTCCCTGCAGGCCTCGAATCCTCTGTGGCAGTCCCGGGGCTCCACCACTGTGTCTTCAGGAGGCCGTTTCCGCTGCCCATCTTGCAGGCATGAGGTTGTCCTGGACAGACACGGTGTCTACGGCCTGCAGCGAAACCTGCTAGTGGAGAACATTATTGACATTTACAAGCAGGAGTCGTCCAGGTGAGCCACCAGGGTCTCTTGCCTCTCTAAATGTCAGGGCTTGGGACACAGCCAAGGAACCCATCAGAGCCAGAAGGGAGAGACTGAAACCGTCAACCCACCTGTTCTGTCTAGAGACAATAGGACTGGATCTGGAGAGGGACTTGCCTCAGGCCTCCCAGAGAGGGCAGTCCCTGATTCCCTAGCCAGTACTTCACTCCTACCCTCTCCTCCTGGGAGAGGCTGGCAGTCCACCAGCAAGATCCTCGCCAGCCCTCCAAGACTTCCTGTCCTGTGGGACTTCCCTGCCCCCTGAAATACAGACTATTCTTGGATCCAGGCCTTCTCTATCTCTTAGCTCCTTCTATTCCCCAGACTCAGAGCTCTGTGGAAGTACTCACCAGTTCAGCCACAGCACTAGCTGCAGGGGTAGAgaaggtggtggtggttggtGGAGGCTGAAGAGAAGGTGTTCCTAGGACCCTTCATGCTTAAGGTCCACCTCTCCCTGCCCACTCCTCTCTAGGCCGCTGCACTCCAAGGCTGAGCAGCACCTCATGTGCGAGGAGCATGAAGAGGAGAAGATCAATATCTACTGCCTGAGCTGTGAGGTGCCCACCTGCTCTCTCTGCAAGGTCTTTGGTGCCCACAAGGACTGTGAGGTGGCCCCACTGCCCACCATTTACAAACGCCAGAAGGTATCAAACAGGGGAGGGAGTAGATGTGTGGGAGATGGGGGCTTAGGACAGGGTCTCAATGTCAGCCTCTTACTCCACttatcttttgtttatttctttatttatttagagacaggatctcactctgttggccaggctggagtgcagtggcacaaacacaacttactgcagccttgatctcctgagctcaagtgatcctcccgtcttagcctcccagaACACtaagattatagatgtgagccactgcactcagccctatctattatctatctatctatctatctatctatctatctatctatctatctatgtatctattttgagatggagtcttgcactgtcacccaggttggagtgcagtggtgcaatcttggctcacagcaacctcagcctcccgggttcaagccgttcttatgcctcagccttccatgtacctgggattacaggtgtgtgccatcacgcccagtttttttgttttgttttgttttgttttgtttttttggttcctGGATTCATgtgctctgcccaccttggcctcccaaagtcctagaattacaggtgtgagccactgtgcccagttccattcatttatttttgaagagatgtggagatctctgtcacccaggctgggatgcactGCTATGATTGTGATTCACtgcagcagccttgaactcctgggctcacatgatccctaccacctcagtctcccgagtagctggaactacaggcatgtgccgccatgcccagcttatttatttatttatttatttatttatttatttgagacagagtttcgctcttgttgcccaggctggagtgcagtggcgcaatctcggctcactgtaacctctgcctcccgggttcaagtgattctcctgcctcagcctcctgagtagctgggattataggtgcctaccaccatgtccagctaattttttgtatttttagtagagatggggcttcaccatctcTGTTGGCCagagatgttggccaggctggtctggaactcctcccctcaggtgatccaaccaccttggcctcccaaatgctgggattccaggcatgaacccCCGCGCCCgactctaatttttttatttttacatagagacagggtctcaggcagggcacagtggcttacacttgtaatcctttgggaggATACTACTAGTAataaatagtagtagtagtagtactaATAATACTTTCGAAGAAGGAGGCAggggattgtttgagtccaggagttcgaggccagcctgggctgtgtaacacggtgagacccttgtctctacaaaaaattagctgggcatggtggcatgcctgtagtcccacctactcaggaggctgaagtgagaggatcacttgagcccaggaggttgaggctgcagtgagccgtgattgaaccactgcactccagcctgggtggtagagtgagaccttgtctcagaaacaaaaataaaatattaaaaagagacaagatctcactgtgttgcccaggcttgttttgaattcctgggctcaagccatcctcctgcctctgttaGAGGAAAGAGGTCTTGATTCAGACCCCAAGACAGGGTTAttggatctcgtgcaagaaagaattcagggctagtccatagagtaaagtgaaagcaagtttattaggaaagtaaaggaataagacAATGGCCACTCCATAGACAGACCAGCCCCTCgggctgctggttgcccttttttttcagacagagtttcgctcttgtcgcccaggctggagtgcaatggtgcgatctcagctcactacaacctccgcctcccaggttcaagtgattctcctgcctcagcctcctgagtagctgggattttaggcacccgccaccatgcctggctaatttttgtatttttagtagagacagggttttaccatgttggcaacaagagcaaaactccgtctaaaaataaataaatagcccaggtgcggtggctcacgcctgtaatcccagcactttgggaggccgaagcgggtggatcaggaggtcaggagatcgggaccatcctggctaacgtggtgaaaccccgtctctactaaaaatacaaaaaattagccaggtgtgctggtgggtgcctgtagtcccagctactcgggaggctgaggcagaagaattgtttgaacctgggaggcgaaacttgcagtgagccgagattgtgccactgcactccagtctgggcgacagagcaagactccgtctaaaaataataataataaataaataaataaataaataaataaaagatcaaGTGGattaagccaggcacggtggctcatgcctgtaatcccagcactttgggaggccaaggtgagtggatcacctgaggtcaggagttccagaccagcctggccaacatggtgaaaccctttctctactaaaaatacaaaattagctggcatggtggcgggtgcctaaaatcccagctactcgggaggctgaggcagaagaatcacttgaactctggaggcggaggttacagtgagccgagattgcgccattgtactccagcctaggcaaaaagagcgaaactctgtctcgaaaacaaaataaaataataaaagtcaagcAGATTGGGGTGAAAGTCCTAGCTCTGTGCTTGACTCGGTATGTGACCTAGGTATGTTACTGGACCTTTGTGGCCCTcactttcctcatgtgtaaaatgaggatgaaaatGCCTACTTGTGAACGTAGCTATAAGGATAAAATTCAATAATGGATGAAAGCAGAGACTTCAGTATGGTGGGCGAGATACTCGCAGGGTCCTCTCACTATCACACAACTAGATTCTGTGTAAAACagaattttcaaattatattgcTTGGTACATAGAAGCAAAGGAAatcagtgggggtggggaggggcaaaAAGAAAAGGCTGAGCTGAAAGCAGAACCCTGAGTGGCAAGCACAGAAGAGGCAGCATTTCGCAGAGGACCAGTGCTGGCAATGTCACTGAGCTAGAGACCAGACTATTCCTCCAAACCCCTAAAAGAGGGGTACCTGCAGCTAAGATTCCAGAGacctggctgggcgctgtggctcacgcctgtaatctcaacactttgggaggctgaggcgggcagatcactaggtcaggagttcgagaccagcccagccaacgtggtgaaaccctgtctctaccaaagataccaaaaattagctgggcatggttgcaggtcctgtaatcccagctactcaggaggctgaggcaggagaattgcttgaacctgggaagtggaggttgcagtgagctgagataacatcattgcactccagcctgggcaacagggcaacaGGTTCCAGAGACTGCAGGTTAAACAAGAATCCTAGGAGCTAAAGCAGTAAATTGCGCCACCTGGCTTTCAACAGAGGCAAATGCAAATATTGCCTGGAGGAGAATATGCTCAATTTAGGCCTGTAGGTATTCCCTAGATTAATTAATATCAACAAAATATTGGCTCACAATTGAAGGTGCACAGAGAAAAGTAATCCATGAGTGAAGTCAGCAGACACAAAAATTACAGATTTAGGACACCCCCCAAAAGGAACTGAGATATTGGAATTATTAAATAATTGGAAGTCACTATgaatcaaatgctttttaaaacaagatgaaaaatttaaaaaaccaaacaataatAGAATACCAAAAAACAACcatgtagctgggtgtggtggctcacgccggtaatcctgacactttgggaggctgaggtgggaggatctcttgagcccaggaactggagaccagcctggggaaatgttgaaaccccgtctacaaaaaaaaatgcaaaaaattagctggacgtggtggcatgcacctgtagtcccagctacctgggaggctgaggtgggaggatcacctgagcctggaaggtcgaggatgcagtgagctgagattgagccactgcactccagcctgggagaccgagtgagaccttatctcaaaaaaaaaaaaaatatatatatataataaatataacatatataaaatatattatatatatatataaaataaaacatttaacagatggctgggcatggtggctggaaCCTGTAAACCCAgtgactagggaggctgaggcaggaagataaggcctggagtttgagactagcctgggcgacatagtgagacctccatctctaaaaaaaatttttttctttttgagacggagtctcactgtgtcatccagactggagtgcagtggtaggatctcagctcactgcaagctccgcctcctgggttcacaccattctcctgcctcagcctcccaagtagctgggactacaggcgcccaccaccacacctggctaattttttgtatttttagtagagacggggtttcactgtgttagccaggatggtcttgatctcctgacctcgtgatccacccacctcggcctcccatagtgctgagattacaggtgtgagccactgcacccggcctaaaaaatttttttgttgtaattagttgggagtggtgtcgtgtgcctgtaatcccagctactcgggaggctgaagcaggaggatcgcctgagtgcAGGAGTTCGAGGATCCAGTGAACaatgatcatactactgcactccagcctgagtgacagagtgagactaaaaaaaaaaaaaaaaatcaatcggccgggcgtggtggctcacgcctgtaattccagcactttgggaggccgaggcaggtgaatcacaaggtcaggagatcgagaccattctggctaacatggtgaaaccctgtctctactaaaaatacaaaaaattagccgggtgtggtggcgggtgcctgtagtcccagctactctggaggctgaggcaggagaatagcgagaacccaggaggtggagcttgcagtgagccaagatcacgcaactgcactccatcctgggtgacagagcaagaattcatctcaaaaaaaaaaaaggccgggcacggtggctcaagcctgtaatcccagcactttgggaggccgagacgggtggatcacgaggtcaggagatcgagaccatcctggtgaacacagtgaaaccctgtctctactaaaaaaaaaatacaaaaaaaatagccgggcgaggtggcgggcgcctgtagtcccagctacttgggaggctgaggcaggagaatggcgtaaacccgggaggcggagcttgcagtgagctaagatccagccacagcactccagcctgggcgacagagcaagactccgtctcaccaaaaaaaaaaaaaaaaaaaaaaatcaacagatgaATTAAATGATAGATTTGTCTGAAAACAGAACTAGTGAATAGCATGAGAggactaaaagaaaaacagaatgtgCAGTTCTGGGAGATGAGAAGGCTGAGAGTGAGAAGGTCTAACAGGTCTAATCAGATTCCCAGAATGAGAGGATAAAGAGAATAGAGAAAAGGCAATATTATGCAGATGGATAATCGTGAAGAATTTCTCAGAATTGACGCAGGAAACGAATCTACAGATAAAGCATCTAGCCCAGTGCCTACTATCTGGTGGATGTTTGGAGACTGTCTGCTCCTTCTCCACTTAGTGGTGGAGGGCTTctctccacctccttccagaATCCCTAGAATGTGCTTCTGTACCTTTTGATGGTTCAAACCTTCTAGATTGCTGTAGATGCCCTCATGGGGGGTGGGTTGGAGGGGCCAGCCCTCTCCTAGGCAACCCTGGCTGGGGTGAGGGGTATAGCTCTAAGTCAGGTCCCAGCTCTAAGTGCTAACCTGTGTGTGTATCAGAGTGAGCTCAGCGATGGCATCGCGATGCTAGTGGCAGGCAATGACCGTGTGCAAGCAGTCATCACGCAGATGGAGGAGGTGTGCCAGACCATCGAGGTGAGCCTGGGCTGGAGGGCGGGGGGGAACAGCAACTGACTGGCCTACAGACCCTGGGCTCCCAAGAGAACTGCTCCTCTCTGACCTCTGGCCAAACTGGTCCAAAAGTTTCTGGGGTCCTGGGAGTGGTGGGAGGTGCTTTTGCCAGGCTGCTGGGTGCTCATTCCAGCTTTGCCACAAAACTTTAATccaattatttaacttctctgtgctttggttttgtttaacCTCATAAAacagtgatgatgataatggtacACCAGCTACCTCATGGGTtctttttgaggattaaatggaataatgcaaataaaaaccagggCTAGGGATCTAGACAACACTCAGTGAAGCTACTTTAAAgcattgtgtttttattatggaaaagatCTGGGCTGGATTCTGGCTCAGCCACTAATGCACAGTGTCACTATGGGTGGGTCACTTTCTGTGTTGGTTCTCTGTGAGTACCCTGTGCTTTCCCAGCCACCGGGTCTCAACCACGCCTACCCTCATCCTTGCTCCCCATCTTTTAGGACAATAGCCGGAGGCAGAAGCAGTTGTTAAACCAGAGGTTTGAGAGCCTGTGCGCAGTGCTGGAGGAGCGCAAGGGTGAGCTGCTGCAGGCGCTGGCCCGGGAGCAAGAGGAGAAGCTGCAGCGCGTCCGCGGCCTCATCCGTCAGTATGGCGACCACCTGGAGGCCTCCTCTAAGCTGGTGGAGTCCGCCATTCAGTCCATGGAAGAGCCACAGATGGCGCTTTACCTCCAGGTGGGCCCTAGGCGAGGGTAGCAGTGCCGCACAGAGGCTGGAGTCGGGGCCTTGGTACCTGGAGACCCAGGTTCAAGTCTTGTCTCTTGCACCTATTTGCCACTACGACCGTGGGCAAGTCACCCCCTCTGAGTTCGTTTTCTGCTTAACGATTGGGATGTGCCTTCCCACCTACCCCACAGGACTGTGGTGAGAATCAGAAATGGGACTTTGCCCAGGTTGGCCCTGTGCTTACTCTcaccctccttttcttccctgcaGCAGGCCAAGGAGCTGATCAATAAGTGAGTAGGCACagcaggaagggaaaggagggggcTGCGCTGCTCCACTGGCTGGGGGCGGGGCTTGAGGGTGCTGGGGCATTGCCAGCTGAGTCCGTGTGGCCACCGCAGGGTCGGGGCCATGTCGAAGGTGGAGCTGGCAGGGCGGCCGGAGCCAGGCTATGAGAGCATGGAGCAATTCACCGTGAGCGTGGAGCACGTGGCCGAAATGCTGCGGACCATCGACTTCCAGTCGGGTGAGGGAGGTGGCCGAGGGCCGCTGGGACTGGGGTTCGGATCCTCTGTGTGGGAGGTGAGGAGGGCACGATGGCCAGAATGGCAGGAACTCCACCTCACCAGGCCTTCCTTGGGCCCAGGCGCTTCCGGGGAGGAAGAAGATGAGGAGGTGGCCCTGGACGGAGACGAGGGCAGCGCGGGGCCGGAGGAAGAGCGACCGGATGGGCCTTAAGGTGAGAGCGGCCAGAGGGGCTTGGGGTGGGGCCTGGCTGGTGTGCTCGCGTCCCCTCCCCCAGTGATTGTCCTCCCTGCGGGTCGCCTGGAGCCCCCATTCGTCGGTACCACCCAACCCCGGAGCCACAAAGGGCGGAAAAATACACTTTCCTCCTCACCCGCCGTTCCTCGGGGTGCTGGGAGGCAGGCAAGGCAGGCTGAGTAGAGGAGAAACCCACGTGGCGGAGGACGGAGTGAGCGGGGCTTGAGCTGCCTGGGGCCTTGGCAGCACCAGCCCACCGAGCCTTCTTTCCCGGGCACAGGCCTGCGCCGACCCGACCCTGCTCGAGCGCCCGCGCTAGGGTCGGGGAGGATCTGCGCAGAGACCGCGGCGTCGCCCAAATCGGCGCCCGCCCCGGGAGGATCTCAATAAAGAACTCGAGCGTCCCAGACCCGTATCTCCTTTCGCTGCCCAATGCCGCAGCCTCGGC includes the following:
- the TRIM54 gene encoding tripartite motif-containing protein 54 is translated as MNFTVGFKPLLGDAHSMDNLEKQLICPICLEMFSKPVVILPCQHNLCRKCANDVFQASNPLWQSRGSTTVSSGGRFRCPSCRHEVVLDRHGVYGLQRNLLVENIIDIYKQESSRPLHSKAEQHLMCEEHEEEKINIYCLSCEVPTCSLCKVFGAHKDCEVAPLPTIYKRQKSELSDGIAMLVAGNDRVQAVITQMEEVCQTIEDNSRRQKQLLNQRFESLCAVLEERKGELLQALAREQEEKLQRVRGLIRQYGDHLEASSKLVESAIQSMEEPQMALYLQQAKELINKVGAMSKVELAGRPEPGYESMEQFTVSVEHVAEMLRTIDFQSGASGEEEDEEVALDGDEGSAGPEEERPDGP